One part of the Xylanimonas allomyrinae genome encodes these proteins:
- a CDS encoding UDP-N-acetylmuramoyl-L-alanyl-D-glutamate--2,6-diaminopimelate ligase: MTSPFDRIRPEATTPRRVRDLAHTFDLSVAAGLPPGDGGPTVTSVASDNRVVADGDLFVALPGAHAHGARFAADAVARGARAIITDGAGAAMLGAATGVPVLVAADPRTVLGPVAAWVYGAPGEHLTTFAVTGTNGKTTTTYQLDHLLRALGFTSGLVGTVEMRSGDRVLPSRLTTPEAADLQALLAAMREDGVRTLAMEVSSHALALHRVDGVRYGVAGFTNLSQDHLDFHGDLQSYFAAKALLFTPEHARCGVVVVDDAWGERMAEVATIPVATLRTTPARDDGGHAADWVVTDVEPHGTGSAFTVTHRDGRSLRTSTTLPGGFNVANAALALVMVLEGGAHLEDVAEALDASGGLAAVVPGRMEVVGAGGADAPRVVVDFAHNTEALELALGALRPTTPGRLIVVFGATGDRDAGKRPAMGAAAVAGADVVVVTDDDPHGEDAAAVRAQVMAGARAARAVAAQAGPTHTGSVPSAPASVPTPSARHPQARTVAVHEIAPRSEAIRVAIAQAAEGDTVLVAGRGHETIQDVAGVDVLLDDRVEARAALAARPGTGRNEGTTTP, translated from the coding sequence GTGACATCCCCGTTCGACCGGATCCGGCCCGAGGCCACCACGCCACGCCGGGTGCGGGACCTGGCCCACACGTTCGACCTGAGCGTCGCCGCAGGTCTGCCGCCCGGTGACGGAGGGCCGACGGTCACCTCGGTCGCCTCGGACAACCGAGTGGTCGCCGACGGCGACCTGTTCGTCGCGCTGCCCGGCGCTCACGCCCACGGTGCCCGGTTCGCCGCCGACGCCGTCGCCCGAGGGGCGCGCGCGATCATCACCGATGGAGCAGGAGCGGCGATGCTCGGGGCGGCCACGGGTGTGCCGGTGCTCGTCGCGGCCGACCCCCGCACGGTGCTCGGCCCGGTCGCCGCGTGGGTCTACGGGGCGCCCGGAGAGCACCTGACGACGTTCGCCGTCACCGGCACCAACGGCAAGACGACGACGACCTACCAGCTCGACCACCTGCTGCGCGCGCTGGGCTTCACCTCAGGGCTCGTCGGCACCGTCGAGATGCGTTCGGGCGACCGCGTCCTGCCGTCGCGTCTGACGACGCCCGAGGCCGCCGACCTCCAGGCGCTGCTGGCGGCGATGCGCGAGGACGGCGTGCGCACGCTGGCCATGGAGGTCAGCTCGCACGCGCTCGCGCTGCACCGCGTCGACGGCGTGCGCTACGGCGTCGCCGGGTTCACCAACCTCAGCCAGGATCACCTCGACTTCCACGGCGACCTGCAGTCGTACTTCGCGGCCAAGGCACTGCTCTTCACACCCGAGCACGCGCGCTGCGGCGTCGTGGTCGTGGACGACGCCTGGGGCGAGCGCATGGCGGAGGTCGCGACCATCCCCGTCGCGACGCTGCGCACCACGCCGGCGCGTGACGACGGCGGCCACGCCGCCGACTGGGTCGTGACCGACGTCGAGCCGCACGGCACCGGGTCGGCGTTCACCGTGACGCACCGCGACGGCCGGTCGCTGCGCACCTCGACGACGCTGCCGGGCGGCTTCAACGTCGCCAACGCGGCGCTCGCACTGGTCATGGTGCTCGAAGGCGGGGCACACCTGGAGGACGTCGCCGAGGCGCTCGACGCGTCGGGCGGGCTCGCCGCCGTCGTCCCGGGGCGGATGGAGGTCGTGGGTGCCGGTGGAGCGGACGCGCCGCGGGTCGTCGTGGACTTCGCGCACAACACCGAGGCGCTCGAGCTCGCGCTGGGCGCGTTGCGGCCCACCACGCCCGGACGCCTGATCGTCGTGTTCGGCGCGACGGGAGACCGGGACGCGGGCAAGCGGCCGGCGATGGGCGCGGCCGCGGTCGCCGGCGCGGACGTCGTCGTGGTGACGGACGACGACCCGCACGGCGAGGACGCGGCCGCGGTGCGGGCCCAGGTCATGGCCGGAGCGCGTGCGGCGCGGGCCGTCGCCGCGCAGGCTGGACCCACGCACACCGGGTCCGTCCCGTCGGCTCCGGCGTCCGTACCGACCCCATCCGCGCGGCATCCTCAGGCCCGTACGGTTGCCGTGCACGAGATCGCGCCGCGGTCCGAGGCGATCCGCGTGGCCATCGCCCAGGCAGCCGAGGG